The Astyanax mexicanus isolate ESR-SI-001 chromosome 20, AstMex3_surface, whole genome shotgun sequence genome contains a region encoding:
- the LOC103034854 gene encoding inactive serine/threonine-protein kinase TEX14 yields MPAVPCPVRLGKVRPGGLPALLHDAACERNVRKLEKLLKKGVDVDCENNLGQTTLFCASLLGFTNVVELLLQYGANPNHRCVDGSTPVHAGVFSCKPWLLSGLLDAGGDLRLHDDQGRTPRDWAEAGAQEHSPMMLDFLQSCASHVWSLTQTHSTQDRQTTATSSKTLLHSPSLLELIRPKGSDPFVNKKLSPVCNAVPCFGFGKLCIDKSRQHVGVLASVPLIADCELVQAEDEALYSFTCGCLCCMTNYSWKGCRVTVKELQTNATQKHAKLAGYHDLLITELEFCNQLFHPHLLQLMAVSITADLQQSRLVFERVHMGSLYDILYHRRAEFPMVKVCELLAVVLQVCEALLYLHGRALVLRALSSHSIIIVHPGVAKVTGLGFIVPSEGSCQGNMSPLPLPAALYNWAAPEVIRGKKCTRKADLYSLCTLIQELYTDAVPWRCVDPRWIKQTVDTGKALSPDSAVPQPYFHFLQSGLQPQPKDRTCSLQDLRYTLRCDLKEFSKKKCGSEVCPLTLGLSMPQWSANLSVDRRSKEPESSSEVEEVCRDISYHNVLPKDEWNLSSYPFIKTNNCLDVGSSNSAVKENLAVCVPDAVSEHIGSIVLNLTMSRVSLQQVEFSLARFEQRLRDRAVYDSQDTEDGLDEVDGVSRKSKGKVVVLKAVGPPSTYRPLLQLQEGGWSALAQQEWDNNVDDDVSHYCSAVEESFLRLEGDRNVGSSAAERQHLSVLITEQPDSSYRSSDRLETQQVTTPKTAAQVRPVWTSDVREAVAQMTLGRMGTPAAPITSSESEDIEEKDHTQLEQQLKSFDGVQIENKESVDFHTVLESAEEQEESSLESDCRESPVEASSIFCTPKLNSAVTDNSKEMFETILDPEVTIEVCRPNTTVTDNQVIEDKKSFNGHHPDYQTAPEEPDQTGSSTSSKGALYTVGGVSLMQDLADLSSITCSPAQHQEWSGQNGSPPSPHRTRFPPCNSTPRSPVTCRDVDRSPSPYSRESVPLLMLDTSPWGSAPEQSVCSKLYATANLGNSNTISKATEPSQRDIFLEEMDTPPTVNQEFTTASSESRHTTIEYSRQGTDTHTAAGPEKMKAVSDEENEIDKEPYSCVSEHSDSISTDNSLDQPPDAAVSCQVVGSNEGLMLNICEASQNAEVGRSTSAPEPLEETERAHSTLDDCLQHLQDQKICAALQPISKTKALQCEVDDTVYVRGWWAGPGGDN; encoded by the exons ATGCCCGCTGTGCCCTGCCCTGTCCGGCTGGGGAAGGTGAGACCCGGCGGGTTACCCGCTCTACTGCATGATGCAGCATGTGAGAGGAATGTGCGCAAGCTGGAGAAGCTGCTTAAAAAGG GAGTGGACGTGGACTGTGAGAATAACCTGGGCCAGACGACGCTGTTCTGTGCCTCTCTGCTGGGCTTTACCAACGTGGTTGAGCTCCTCCTGCAGTACGGTGCCAACCCAAATCA CCGCTGTGTAGATGGAAGTACGCCAGTCCATGCCGGTGTGTTCTCCTGTAAGCCATGGCTGCTGAGTGGTCTGCTAGATGCTGGAGGGGATTTACGCCTTCATGATGATCAGGGCAGGACTCCCCGGGACTGGGCTGAGGCGGGAGCACAAGAACACTCTCCCATG ATGCTGGATTTTCTACAGAGCTGTGCGTCCCATGTGTGGAGTCTGACTCAGACACACTCAACCCAAGACAGACAGACCACTGCAACATCCTCAAAGACCCTCCTGCACTCTCCGTCTCTGCTGGAGCTCATCAGACCCAA GGGTTCTGACCCCTTTGTTAACAAGAAACTGTCCCCTGTCTGCAACGCAGTGCCATGTTTTGGCTTTGGAAAG TTATGTATAGACAAGTCCAGGCAGCATGTAGGTGTGCTGGCATCTGTGCCACTGATAGCGGACTGTGAGTTGGTACAGGCAGAGGATGAAGCACTCTACTCATTTACCTGTGGATGCCTCTGCTGCATGACCAA CTATAGTTGGAAAGGATGTCGGGTTACAGTGAAAGAGCTGCAGACAAACGCTACACAGAAACATGCCAAGCTGGCTGGTTACCATGATCTGCTTATAACAGAGCTGGAGTTCTGCAA CCAACTGTTCCATCCCCACCTGCTTCAGCTGATGGCAGTAAGCATTACAGCAGATTTGCAGCAGAGCAGACTGGTTTTTGAAAGAGTGCACATGGGATCATTGTATGACATACTGTACCAcagg CGTGCAGAGTTCCCCATGGTAAAGGTGTGTGAACTGTTGGCAGTTGTACTGCAGGTTTGTGAGGCTCTGTTGTACCTGCATGGCAGAGCACTGGTCCTCAGAGCTCTCTCCTCACACTCCATCATCATTGTTCACCCAGGCGTCGCAAAAGTCACCGGCCTTGGCTTCATTGTGCCCAG TGAGGGTAGCTGCCAGGGCAACATGTCCCCCTTGCCACTTCCTGCTGCGCTATATAACTGGGCAGCTCCTGAGGTCATAAGAGGAAAGAAGTGCACTAGGAAAGCTGACCTTTACAGTCTTTGTACACTCATACAGGAGCTGTATACAG ATGCAGTTCCGTGGCGCTGTGTGGATCCTCGCTGGATAAAGCAGACAGTGGACACGGGCAAGGCTCTTTCACCAGATTCAGCCGTGCCTCAACCTTACTTCCATTTCCTACAGAGTGGCCTGCAGCCACAGCCAAAGGACAGAACTTGCAGCCTGCAGGACCTTCGATACACACTGCGCTGTGACCTAAAG GAGTTCAGCAAGAAAAAGTGCGGGAGTGAAGTATGTCCACTGACATTGGGTCTGAGCATGCCCCAATGGAGCGCCAACCTCAGCGTGGATAGAAGGTCTAAAGAACCTG AAAGCAGTTCAGAAGTTGAGGAGGTCTGCAGAGACATTTCCTACCATAATGTGCTTCCTAAGGATGAGTGGAACCTCTCATCTTACCCCTTCATCAAAACAAACAATTGTCTGGATGTGGGGTCCAGCAACAGTGCTGTAAAGGAGAATCTGGCAGTCTGTGTACCCGATGCAGTCTCCGAGCACATCGGCTCCATTGTACTGAACCTCACAATGTCTCGG GTTTCACTGCAGCAGGTGGAATTTAGTCTGGCAAGGTTTGAGCAGAGGCTTAGAGACAGAGCAGTGTATGATTCACAGGACACTGAGGACGGTCTGGACGAGGTGGATGGTGTGAGCAGAAAGAGTAAGGGGAAAGTGGTGGTCCTAAAGGCAGTGGGCCCACCCTCTACCTACAGGCCACTGCTTCAGCTGCAGGAGGGTGGATGGTCAGCCTTGGCCCAGCAGGAGTGGGACAATAATGTAGATGACGATGTCAGCCATTACTGTTCTGCTGTAGAGGAAAGCTTTCTTAGGCTTGAg GGAGACAGAAATGTGGGCAGCAGCGCAGCTGAGAGGCAGCACCTGTCAGTCCTTATCACTGAACAACCTGACAg CTCATACAGATCTTCAGACAGGCTTGAGACTCAGCAGGTGACCACACCCAAGACTGCTGCTCAAGTCAGGCCCGTGTGGACCA GTGATGTAAGGGAGGCGGTGGCACAAATGACTCTGGGCAGAATGGGAACACCAGCAGCGCCAATCACTAGCAGTGAGAGTGAAGACATAGAGGAGAAGGATCACACCCAGCTGGAACAGCAATTAAAAAGCTTTGAtg GTGTCCaaatagaaaataaagagagTGTAGATTTCCACACCGTACTGGAGTCTGCAGAAGAACAG GAGGAAAGCAGTTTGGAGTCAGACTGTAGAGAGTCACCTGTGGAGGCTTCCAGCATATTCTGCACTCCAAAACTAAACTCAGCCGTCACAGACAATTCAAAGGAGATGTTTGAG aCCATCCTAGATCCAGAAGTTACAATTGAAGTGTGTCGTCCTAACACAACAGTCACTGACAACCAGGTCATAGAGGATAAGAAGA GTTTTAATGGTCATCATCCTGATTACCAAACTGCCCCTGAGGAGCCAGACCAGACCGGGTCCAGCACATCATCAAAGGGAGCTCTGTACACCGTTGG TGGGGTCAGTCTGATGCAGGATTTGGCTGATCTCTCCAGTATCACCTGTTCACCTGCACAGCATCAGGAGTGGTCAGGGCAGAATGGATCTCCACCCAGCCCCCACAGAACACGCTTCCCACCATGCAACAGCACCCCCCGGAGTCCGGTTACATGCAGAG ATGTTGATCGCAGCCCATCCCCGTATAGCCGGGAGTCTGTTCCTCTCCTGATGCTGGACACGTCTCCGTGGGGAAGTGCTCCTGAGCAGTCTGTGTGTAGCAAATTGTATGCCACAGCCAACCTCGGAAACAGCAACACAATCAGCAAAGCG ACGGAGCCATCACAGAGGGACATTTTTCTAGAGGAGATGGACACACCACCCACCGTCAACCAGGAGTTTACCACAGCCAGCTCTGAGAGCAGACACACAACCATAGAGTACAGCCGCCagggcacagacacacacaccg CTGCAGGTCCTGAGAAAATGAAAGCTGTGAGTGATGAAGAGAATGAGATTGATAAAGAGCCGTATAGCTGTGTGTCTGAACACTCTGACTCTATCAGTACTGATAATTCTTTGGATCAGCCTCCAGATGCTGCAGTGTCTTGTCAGGTGGTAGGAAGTAATGAAG GTTTAATGCTGAATATTTGCGAAGCCTCTCAGAATGCAGAGGTGGGCCGATCCACCTCCGCCCCTGAGCCTTTAGAGGAAACAGAAAG AGCACACTCCACTCTGGATGACTGTCTGCAGCACCTGCAGGATCAGAAAATCTGTGCAGCACTCCAACCCATTTCTAAGACAAAGGCATT GCAGTGTGAGGTGGACGACACGGTGTATGTGAGAGGCTGGTGGGCAGGTCCAGGAGGAGATAACTGA